One window of the Pseudomonas lurida genome contains the following:
- a CDS encoding efflux RND transporter permease subunit, with protein sequence MLGLVKTALQKPYTFIVLAIFICIIGPMAALRTPTDVFPDIGIPVVAVVWQYNGLSPDAMAGRVIYTYERSLSTTVNDIEHIESQSLPGMGIVKIFFQPGVDIRTANAQVTAVSQTVLKQMPPGITPPLILNYSASTVPILQMAFSSPSLSEAKIRDLVQNNIRLPLSALPGLAMPTPMGGKQRQITLDLDPQALAAKGLSAQDVGNALALQNQIIPVGTAKLGPNEYTILLNNSPKAIDELNDLPIKTVDGALITIGQVAHVRDGSPPQTNIVRVDGHRAVLMPALKNGSISTLSIIDGIRQMLPRINETLPPSLKTSLLGDASVFVKQSVGSVAQEGIIAALLTSAMILLFLGSWRSTLIIAASIPLAVLSAIALLAVSGQTLNVMTLGGLALAVGILVDDATVTIENINWHLEQGKAVKTAILDGAAQIVGPAFVSLLCICIVFVPMFLLQGIAGYLFRPMALAVIFAMASSFILSRTLVPTLAMFLLKPHMPEPGAGHHPEDEFINHHEGEQHTKQRNAVLQSVLNFQQGFERHFSNIRDTYHGLLTLALGNRRRFIVGFLACVLASFLLLPSLGQDFFPATDAGALALHVRLPLGTRIEESAAAFDRIEARIREVIPAQELDTIVDNIGIPLSGIDMAYSSSGTIGPQDGDIQVSLKKDHAPTADYVKKLREALPQSFPGSHFAFLPADISSQILNFGAPAPLDVKISGRSDEENRAYAVELERRLQHVPGIADLRIQQSTGYPSLQVNVDRMRANGLGITERDVTNSMVASLAGSSQVAPTFWLNPANGVSYSIVAATPQYRLDSLPSLEALPVTGADGKSQILGGVATISRVQSPAVVTHYNIEPTLDLYANVQGRDLGGVARDVQKVLDDTASMRPKGAVISLHGQIDALHEAFSGLSFGLLGAVVLIYLLIVVNFQSWVDPFVIITALPAALAGIVWMLFLSGTSLSVPALTGAILCMGVATANSILVVSFCRERLAEHGDALKAALEAGYTRFRPVCMTALAMIIGMLPLAMSEEQNAPLGRAVIGGLILATTATLLFVPVVFSLVHGRHPTRATAGETSHVV encoded by the coding sequence ATGCTCGGGCTGGTAAAGACCGCACTGCAAAAGCCGTACACGTTTATCGTGTTGGCCATATTCATCTGCATCATCGGGCCGATGGCGGCCCTGCGCACCCCCACTGACGTTTTCCCCGATATCGGCATCCCTGTGGTCGCCGTGGTCTGGCAGTACAACGGCCTGTCGCCGGACGCCATGGCGGGCCGGGTGATCTACACCTACGAACGCTCCCTGAGCACCACCGTCAACGACATCGAACATATCGAATCGCAATCCCTGCCCGGCATGGGCATCGTCAAGATCTTCTTCCAGCCCGGCGTCGATATCCGCACCGCCAACGCCCAGGTGACCGCGGTGTCACAAACCGTGTTGAAGCAAATGCCGCCGGGCATCACGCCGCCACTGATCCTCAACTACAGCGCCTCCACGGTGCCGATCCTGCAGATGGCGTTCTCCAGCCCGAGCCTCTCGGAAGCCAAGATCCGCGACCTGGTACAGAACAATATCCGCCTGCCCCTCAGCGCCCTGCCCGGCCTGGCCATGCCCACGCCAATGGGCGGCAAGCAACGCCAGATCACCCTTGACCTCGACCCGCAAGCGCTGGCCGCCAAGGGTTTGTCAGCCCAGGACGTGGGCAATGCCCTGGCGTTGCAGAACCAGATCATCCCGGTGGGCACGGCCAAACTGGGCCCCAACGAATACACGATCCTGCTCAACAACAGCCCCAAGGCCATCGATGAACTTAACGACCTGCCGATCAAGACGGTCGACGGTGCGCTGATCACCATCGGTCAGGTGGCCCACGTGCGTGACGGTTCGCCGCCGCAAACCAACATCGTGCGCGTCGACGGCCACCGCGCGGTGCTGATGCCGGCGCTGAAAAACGGCAGCATCTCGACCCTGTCGATCATCGACGGCATCCGCCAGATGCTGCCGCGTATCAACGAAACCCTGCCGCCATCGCTGAAGACTTCCCTGCTGGGCGACGCCTCGGTGTTCGTCAAGCAATCGGTGGGCAGCGTAGCCCAGGAAGGCATCATCGCCGCGCTGCTGACCAGCGCGATGATCCTGCTGTTCCTCGGCAGCTGGCGTTCGACGCTGATCATCGCCGCCTCGATTCCCCTGGCCGTGCTGTCGGCCATCGCACTGCTGGCGGTCAGCGGGCAAACCCTCAATGTGATGACCCTGGGCGGGCTGGCGTTGGCGGTGGGGATCCTGGTGGACGACGCCACGGTGACCATCGAGAACATCAACTGGCACCTGGAGCAAGGCAAGGCGGTGAAGACCGCGATCCTCGACGGTGCCGCGCAAATTGTCGGCCCGGCGTTTGTCTCGCTGCTGTGTATCTGCATCGTGTTCGTACCGATGTTTCTGCTGCAGGGCATCGCCGGCTACTTGTTCCGGCCGATGGCTTTGGCGGTGATATTTGCCATGGCGAGCTCGTTCATCCTCTCACGTACGCTGGTGCCGACCCTGGCGATGTTCCTGCTTAAGCCGCACATGCCGGAGCCCGGCGCCGGGCATCATCCAGAAGATGAATTCATCAATCACCATGAAGGTGAACAGCACACGAAACAGCGCAATGCCGTGCTGCAATCGGTGCTCAATTTCCAGCAAGGTTTCGAGCGCCACTTCTCCAATATCCGCGACACCTACCATGGCCTGCTGACCTTGGCCCTGGGCAATCGCAGGCGCTTTATCGTCGGCTTCCTGGCCTGTGTACTGGCGTCATTCCTGCTGCTGCCTAGCCTGGGCCAGGACTTTTTCCCGGCCACCGATGCAGGCGCCCTGGCCCTTCACGTGCGCTTGCCACTGGGTACGCGTATCGAAGAAAGCGCCGCCGCCTTCGACCGCATTGAAGCGCGGATTCGCGAAGTCATCCCCGCCCAGGAGCTGGATACCATTGTCGATAACATCGGCATCCCGCTCAGCGGCATCGACATGGCCTACAGCAGCAGCGGCACCATCGGCCCGCAAGATGGCGATATCCAGGTCAGCCTGAAAAAAGATCACGCCCCCACTGCCGACTACGTGAAAAAACTGCGTGAAGCCTTGCCGCAAAGTTTCCCTGGCAGTCACTTCGCCTTCCTGCCGGCGGACATCAGCAGCCAGATCCTCAACTTCGGCGCCCCGGCCCCGCTGGACGTGAAAATCTCCGGGCGCAGCGACGAAGAAAACCGCGCCTATGCGGTGGAGCTTGAACGTCGTTTGCAGCACGTTCCCGGCATCGCCGACCTGCGCATCCAGCAGTCCACCGGCTACCCGTCGCTGCAAGTGAACGTCGACCGCATGCGCGCCAACGGCCTGGGCATCACCGAGCGTGACGTGACCAACAGCATGGTCGCCTCCCTCGCCGGCAGCTCCCAGGTCGCGCCGACCTTCTGGCTGAACCCGGCCAACGGCGTGTCCTACTCCATTGTTGCGGCCACCCCGCAATACCGCCTCGACAGCCTGCCTTCGCTCGAGGCCCTGCCAGTGACCGGCGCCGACGGCAAGTCGCAGATCCTCGGCGGCGTCGCCACCATTTCCCGTGTGCAAAGCCCGGCGGTGGTCACCCACTACAACATCGAACCGACCCTGGACCTGTATGCCAACGTGCAGGGTCGCGACCTCGGCGGGGTAGCCCGCGATGTGCAGAAAGTGCTGGACGACACCGCGTCCATGCGCCCAAAAGGCGCGGTGATCAGCCTGCACGGGCAGATCGACGCGCTGCACGAAGCATTCAGCGGCCTGAGCTTTGGCCTGCTCGGTGCGGTGGTGCTGATCTACCTGCTGATCGTGGTCAACTTCCAGTCGTGGGTGGACCCGTTCGTGATCATCACCGCCTTGCCGGCCGCACTGGCGGGGATTGTGTGGATGTTGTTCCTCAGCGGCACGTCCTTGTCGGTGCCCGCCTTGACCGGCGCGATCCTGTGCATGGGCGTCGCCACGGCCAACTCGATCCTGGTGGTGAGTTTCTGCCGTGAACGCCTGGCCGAACATGGCGACGCGCTCAAGGCTGCACTGGAAGCCGGCTACACCCGCTTTCGCCCGGTGTGCATGACCGCCCTGGCGATGATCATCGGCATGTTGCCGCTGGCGATGTCCGAGGAGCAGAACGCCCCGCTTGGCCGTGCGGTGATCGGTGGGCTGATCCTCGCCACCACCGCCACCCTGTTGTTTGTTCCCGTGGTCTTCAGCCTGGTCCACGGTCGTCACCCTACTCGCGCAACTGCTGGAGAAACGTCTCATGTCGTCTGA
- a CDS encoding Zn-dependent hydrolase, with product MNAALDVLQSTHQHINRDRLWQSLMDLARLGATPKGGVCRLALTDLDRKARDLFVQWCEEAGCTVTIDGIGNIFARRPGRNPNLPPVMTGSHIDTQPTGGKFDGCFGVLAGVEVLRTLNDLKVETEAPLEVVVWTNEEGSRFAPCMMGSGVFAEKFTLADTLAKVDGEGVSVGDALDAIGYAGSRPVSGHKVGAYFEAHIEQGPILEDEKKTIGVVLGALGQKWFDLKLRGVEAHAGPTPMHLRKDALVGAAAVVAAVNAAALGHQPHACGTVGCLQAYPGSRNVIPGEVRMTLDFRHLEPARLDSMIAQVRQVIEDTCAKHGLSFEMEPTADFPPLYFDKGCVDAVRNAANGLGLSNMDIVSGAGHDAIFVAELGPAGMIFVPCEGGISHNEIENAAPDDLAAGCAVLLRAMVAASAAIASGKLAA from the coding sequence ATGAACGCTGCCCTCGACGTTCTGCAATCGACCCATCAGCACATCAACCGCGACCGCTTGTGGCAGTCGCTGATGGACCTGGCCAGACTCGGCGCCACCCCCAAGGGCGGCGTGTGTCGCCTGGCCCTCACCGACCTCGACCGCAAGGCCCGCGACCTGTTCGTGCAGTGGTGCGAGGAGGCCGGTTGCACCGTGACCATCGACGGCATCGGCAACATCTTCGCCCGTCGTCCCGGCCGCAACCCCAACCTGCCCCCGGTGATGACCGGCAGCCATATCGACACCCAGCCCACCGGTGGCAAGTTTGACGGTTGCTTCGGCGTACTCGCGGGCGTGGAAGTGCTGCGCACCCTTAACGACCTCAAGGTGGAAACCGAGGCGCCGCTGGAAGTGGTGGTGTGGACCAATGAGGAAGGCTCGCGCTTTGCGCCGTGCATGATGGGCTCGGGGGTGTTTGCCGAGAAATTTACCCTGGCGGACACCTTGGCCAAGGTGGATGGGGAGGGCGTCAGTGTCGGCGATGCGCTGGATGCGATTGGCTACGCGGGCTCGCGGCCGGTAAGCGGTCATAAGGTCGGTGCGTATTTCGAGGCGCATATCGAACAGGGGCCGATTCTTGAGGACGAGAAGAAAACCATCGGCGTGGTGCTCGGCGCACTGGGGCAGAAGTGGTTCGACCTGAAACTGCGCGGGGTTGAGGCGCATGCGGGGCCAACGCCGATGCACTTGCGCAAGGATGCCTTGGTGGGCGCGGCGGCAGTGGTGGCGGCGGTGAACGCAGCGGCGCTGGGGCACCAGCCCCATGCGTGCGGGACGGTGGGTTGCCTGCAGGCTTATCCAGGATCGCGCAACGTGATTCCAGGCGAAGTGCGCATGACCTTGGATTTCCGTCACCTGGAACCGGCACGCCTGGATTCGATGATTGCGCAGGTGCGCCAGGTCATTGAAGACACCTGCGCCAAACACGGGCTCAGTTTTGAGATGGAACCCACCGCTGACTTCCCGCCGCTGTATTTCGACAAAGGCTGCGTAGACGCTGTGCGCAATGCGGCGAATGGCCTGGGCCTGTCGAACATGGACATCGTCAGCGGGGCAGGGCACGACGCGATCTTCGTTGCCGAACTCGGCCCGGCAGGCATGATCTTCGTGCCGTGTGAGGGGGGCATCAGCCACAACGAGATCGAGAATGCCGCACCAGATGACTTGGCGGCGGGGTGTGCGGTGTTGTTAAGGGCGATGGTTGCGGCATCGGCGGCCATCGCCAGCGGCAAACTCGCTGCCTGA
- a CDS encoding NCS1 family nucleobase:cation symporter-1, whose product MQQNRSQVIERNGLYELDAGPDVLDSPRYNHDMAPTKVHERTWNKWHITALWVGMSICVPTYTLGGVLTAYFGLSVGEALMAILLANIVVLIPLTLNAFPGTKYGIPFPVLLRSSFGILGSNVPCLIRALVACGWFGIQTMFGGLAIHLFLGSIFEGWKSLGGTGEVIGFMIFWCLNLWVVLRGAESIKRLETLSAPLLVAVGIGLLVWAMPNVSISELMAIPPKRPEGASLTGYFMAGLTAMVGFWATLSLNIPDFSRYANSQKDQILGQIFGLPLTMFLFAALGVIMTAASVKLVGVSVSDPVTLIGHIQSPVWVAIAMALIIIATLSTNTAANIVSPTNDFQNIAPKLINRTTAVILTGLVGLVLMGHELLKKLGLIVSDVSLETVYSNWLLGYSSLLGPIAGIMVVDYFITRKQQLDLAGLYRDDVYPAWNWSGFIAFGVPVVLTLLSLGSDAFSWFYSYGWFTGSALGGVLYYGLNARRGISPVTAKSPL is encoded by the coding sequence ATGCAACAGAACAGATCGCAAGTCATCGAACGCAACGGCCTGTACGAACTCGACGCCGGCCCCGACGTCCTCGACAGCCCGCGCTACAACCACGACATGGCACCGACCAAGGTGCATGAACGCACCTGGAACAAGTGGCACATCACCGCGCTGTGGGTCGGGATGTCGATCTGTGTGCCCACCTATACGTTGGGCGGCGTACTCACCGCGTACTTTGGCTTGTCGGTAGGCGAGGCGCTGATGGCGATCTTGCTGGCCAATATCGTGGTGCTGATCCCGCTGACCCTCAACGCGTTCCCTGGCACCAAGTACGGCATACCCTTTCCGGTGCTGTTGCGTTCCTCGTTCGGCATCCTCGGTTCCAACGTCCCGTGCCTGATCCGCGCGCTGGTGGCGTGTGGCTGGTTTGGTATCCAGACGATGTTCGGCGGGCTTGCAATCCACCTGTTCCTGGGCTCGATCTTCGAGGGCTGGAAGTCCCTCGGCGGCACCGGTGAAGTGATTGGCTTCATGATTTTCTGGTGCCTGAACTTGTGGGTGGTGCTGCGTGGCGCCGAATCGATCAAGCGCCTGGAAACCCTGTCCGCGCCGCTGCTGGTGGCGGTGGGGATTGGCCTGCTGGTGTGGGCAATGCCCAATGTCTCGATCAGCGAATTAATGGCGATCCCGCCCAAGCGTCCCGAAGGCGCGAGCCTCACCGGTTACTTCATGGCGGGCCTCACGGCGATGGTGGGTTTCTGGGCCACGCTGTCGTTGAATATTCCCGACTTCAGCCGCTACGCCAACAGCCAGAAGGACCAGATTCTCGGGCAGATTTTCGGCCTGCCGCTGACCATGTTCCTGTTCGCCGCCCTCGGCGTGATCATGACCGCTGCCTCGGTGAAGCTGGTGGGCGTCAGCGTCTCCGACCCGGTGACCCTGATCGGGCATATCCAGAGCCCGGTGTGGGTGGCCATCGCCATGGCGTTGATCATCATCGCGACGTTGTCCACCAACACCGCCGCGAACATCGTTTCGCCCACCAACGACTTCCAGAATATCGCGCCCAAGCTGATCAACCGTACCACCGCCGTGATCCTGACTGGCCTGGTAGGGCTGGTGTTGATGGGGCACGAGTTGCTGAAAAAGCTTGGGCTGATCGTTTCCGATGTGAGCCTGGAGACCGTCTATTCCAATTGGCTGCTCGGCTATTCAAGCCTGCTGGGGCCTATCGCCGGGATCATGGTGGTGGACTACTTCATCACCCGCAAACAGCAACTGGACCTTGCCGGGCTGTACCGCGATGACGTTTACCCCGCGTGGAACTGGAGTGGCTTCATCGCCTTTGGCGTGCCAGTGGTGCTGACCTTGCTGTCGCTGGGCAGTGACGCGTTCAGCTGGTTCTACAGCTATGGCTGGTTTACCGGCTCGGCGTTGGGTGGCGTGTTGTATTACGGGCTGAATGCCAGGCGTGGCATCAGCCCGGTCACTGCCAAATCCCCGTTGTGA
- a CDS encoding efflux RND transporter periplasmic adaptor subunit encodes MSSDHKPSRKRLMLMGVGGLTLAALLVANGLHARTLHERSVTAWTETAAVPQVMVFQPQQNAAGETLRLPAHLEAWSKAPIHARVSGYLKDWKADIGTHVNAGQILAEIDSPDLDQQLAQTHARWVQEQANARLAATTATRWQNLLASHSVSRQEADEKTSNAAAAKANAEAAAADYARLTALERYKTIRAPFAGTITARNTDIGQLIKADTDSDPELFNIADTHQLRLYVPVPQNYAAVIHQGLEAELTVPEHPGEHFKARLIGDSTAIDRRSGTLLAQFVADNPNGELLPGDYAEATLPVPADTHGVSIPASALIFRAQGTQVAVLDAQNHVHLQGIHIGLDLGERLVIDQGLKPADRVVDNPPDALREGDPVQLADASGGTHAPKA; translated from the coding sequence ATGTCGTCTGATCACAAACCCTCGCGCAAGCGTCTGATGCTCATGGGTGTCGGCGGCCTGACCCTGGCCGCCCTGTTGGTCGCCAACGGCCTGCACGCCCGCACCCTGCACGAGCGATCGGTCACTGCCTGGACCGAAACCGCCGCCGTCCCGCAAGTGATGGTGTTCCAACCGCAGCAAAACGCGGCGGGCGAAACCCTGCGGCTGCCCGCGCACCTGGAAGCCTGGAGCAAGGCGCCTATCCATGCCCGAGTCAGCGGCTACCTCAAGGACTGGAAGGCCGACATCGGCACCCACGTCAACGCCGGGCAAATACTCGCCGAGATCGACAGCCCCGACCTCGACCAGCAACTGGCACAAACCCACGCACGATGGGTGCAAGAACAGGCCAATGCACGCCTGGCCGCCACCACCGCCACGCGCTGGCAGAACCTGCTGGCCAGTCACTCGGTGTCGCGCCAGGAGGCCGATGAAAAAACCTCCAACGCCGCCGCGGCCAAGGCCAACGCCGAAGCCGCCGCTGCCGACTATGCCAGGCTGACGGCACTGGAGCGCTACAAGACGATACGTGCCCCCTTTGCCGGCACCATCACTGCGCGTAACACCGATATCGGCCAACTGATCAAGGCCGATACCGACAGCGACCCGGAGCTGTTCAACATCGCCGACACGCATCAATTGCGCCTGTATGTGCCGGTGCCGCAGAACTACGCGGCCGTCATCCACCAAGGTCTCGAAGCCGAGTTGACCGTGCCCGAGCATCCCGGCGAGCACTTCAAGGCGCGCCTGATCGGCGACTCCACCGCCATCGACCGCCGCTCCGGCACCCTGCTCGCGCAATTCGTGGCCGACAACCCCAACGGCGAGTTGCTGCCCGGCGACTACGCCGAAGCCACCCTGCCGGTGCCGGCTGATACCCATGGCGTGAGCATCCCGGCCAGCGCGCTGATCTTCCGTGCCCAAGGCACCCAAGTGGCGGTGTTGGATGCGCAGAATCATGTGCACCTGCAGGGTATTCACATCGGCCTCGACCTGGGCGAACGCCTGGTCATCGACCAGGGCCTGAAGCCTGCCGACCGCGTGGTCGACAACCCGCCTGACGCCCTGCGCGAAGGCGACCCGGTACAACTGGCCGATGCCTCAGGAGGTACGCATGCGCCCAAGGCTTAA
- a CDS encoding efflux transporter outer membrane subunit: MRPRLKPLAALMLLALQGCSMAPTYKVPSIDLPAHYREQTSDGPWHSAQPSDQLAPQWWTLYHDTRLDDLQQQLLKANPDLAAALAHFDASQAYASQLHAGLFPQITASAQPLRQRQSDSRPLRGDTQPSVYNSNTAGFSLSYDLDLWGKIRNQVAAGDAQAQASGDDLAVARLSLQHQLATLYVQLNGLDAQARILDRSLDDFSQALQLTRSRYEGQIASELDLTRAQNQLAEAKAQRDEVRGQRNLTEHAIGELVGVAASGFSLPPSQRLIALPGIPSQLPSHLLQRRPDIAAAERRVFAANANIGVAKAAWYPDFSLTGLIGGQTQGVGNLLSASNRYWALGPLVNVPIFDGGRLSANERQAKAEFEEASAHYRSQVLKAVREVEDNLAQLRDLQQEAQDEQAAADAAQHTQALAMNSYQAGAVSYLDVVTAQTAALQAQRTLQAVQTRQLQASVGLVTALGGGWQPGA, translated from the coding sequence ATGCGCCCAAGGCTTAAGCCCCTCGCCGCATTGATGCTGCTGGCGTTGCAGGGCTGCTCGATGGCGCCCACCTACAAGGTGCCCTCTATTGACCTGCCCGCCCACTACCGCGAACAGACCAGCGATGGCCCCTGGCACAGCGCACAGCCGTCCGACCAACTGGCGCCGCAGTGGTGGACGCTCTATCACGACACGCGCCTGGACGACCTGCAACAGCAACTGCTCAAGGCTAACCCGGACCTGGCGGCGGCGCTGGCGCACTTCGATGCTTCCCAGGCGTATGCCAGTCAACTGCATGCCGGGCTGTTCCCGCAGATCACCGCCAGCGCGCAGCCATTGCGCCAGCGCCAGTCGGACTCGCGACCCTTGCGTGGGGATACGCAGCCGTCGGTGTACAACAGCAATACCGCAGGTTTCTCGCTGAGTTATGACCTGGACCTGTGGGGCAAGATCCGCAACCAGGTCGCGGCCGGCGATGCCCAGGCGCAAGCGTCCGGCGACGACCTGGCTGTGGCACGCCTGAGCTTGCAACATCAATTGGCGACGTTGTATGTGCAGCTCAATGGGCTGGATGCACAGGCGCGGATTCTCGACCGTTCGCTGGATGATTTCAGCCAGGCGCTACAACTGACCCGCAGTCGGTATGAGGGCCAGATCGCTTCCGAACTCGACCTGACCCGCGCGCAAAATCAGCTCGCCGAGGCCAAGGCACAGCGGGATGAAGTGCGTGGCCAGCGCAACCTCACCGAGCACGCCATTGGTGAATTGGTGGGTGTGGCGGCCAGCGGCTTCAGCCTGCCGCCGAGCCAGCGATTGATTGCACTGCCGGGGATCCCGTCGCAGTTGCCGAGCCATCTGCTGCAACGTCGTCCGGACATTGCGGCGGCGGAGCGTCGAGTGTTTGCCGCCAATGCCAATATCGGCGTGGCGAAAGCGGCGTGGTACCCGGATTTCAGCCTGACCGGCTTGATTGGCGGGCAAACCCAAGGGGTTGGTAACCTGCTGTCCGCCAGCAATCGCTATTGGGCGCTGGGGCCGTTGGTGAACGTGCCGATCTTTGATGGCGGGCGCTTGAGTGCCAACGAACGCCAAGCCAAGGCCGAGTTCGAAGAAGCCTCCGCGCACTACCGCAGCCAGGTGCTGAAGGCCGTGCGCGAGGTAGAGGATAACCTGGCGCAACTCAGGGATTTGCAACAGGAGGCGCAGGATGAACAAGCGGCGGCAGATGCAGCACAGCATACCCAAGCACTGGCGATGAACAGCTATCAGGCCGGGGCCGTGAGCTACCTGGACGTGGTGACGGCACAGACGGCGGCGTTGCAAGCGCAGAGGACATTGCAAGCGGTGCAGACGCGGCAACTGCAAGCCAGCGTAGGGTTGGTGACTGCGCTCGGCGGGGGTTGGCAGCCCGGCGCCTGA